The Faecalibacter sp. LW9 genome has a segment encoding these proteins:
- a CDS encoding MlaD family protein, whose translation MKISKEAKIGAITLITLVSFFILFNFLKGKNIFTSGRVFKVKFENVNGLAPSKPVSINGLRVGRVEEIKIIDDQTPIYFEVLISIEKDVEFSKKTIAEIYEPGIMSGAEVRLLLDYGKDIAQSGDYLNGRVAGGMFAGITEQLGPIQTKIDSVLITLNKTLAGVDSILDQENKQNLKVLLKNLNQTVTSFDATAKSIERTSNSANGLIAQNEQTIKTTLNNANSTLASTQKTIEKFGETADKINAMELEKTIKNFEEASKNLNTLLADINNGKGSLGKLAKEDDIADELKATIHSVNALVEDLKKNPSRYVNISVFGKKQTIQP comes from the coding sequence GTGAAGATTTCAAAAGAAGCCAAAATAGGTGCTATCACTTTAATAACATTAGTTAGTTTTTTTATATTATTTAACTTCTTAAAAGGTAAAAATATTTTTACATCAGGAAGAGTATTTAAAGTGAAATTTGAAAATGTTAATGGACTAGCACCATCAAAACCTGTTTCAATCAATGGATTGAGAGTAGGTCGTGTTGAAGAGATCAAAATTATTGATGATCAAACCCCAATTTATTTCGAAGTTTTAATTTCTATTGAAAAAGATGTTGAATTCTCGAAAAAGACAATTGCTGAAATTTATGAACCTGGAATTATGTCAGGTGCTGAAGTTCGTTTATTACTAGATTATGGTAAAGATATCGCACAAAGTGGAGATTATTTAAATGGTCGTGTAGCAGGTGGAATGTTTGCTGGAATTACAGAACAGCTAGGGCCTATACAAACTAAAATTGATTCGGTTTTAATTACGTTAAATAAAACATTAGCCGGAGTAGATTCAATATTGGATCAAGAGAATAAACAAAACTTAAAAGTTTTATTAAAAAATTTAAATCAAACCGTAACTTCATTTGATGCTACTGCTAAATCAATAGAACGTACATCAAATTCTGCGAATGGTTTAATCGCACAAAACGAACAAACCATTAAAACAACGTTGAATAATGCTAACTCCACTTTAGCTTCAACGCAAAAAACAATCGAAAAATTTGGTGAAACAGCTGACAAAATCAACGCGATGGAGTTAGAAAAAACGATCAAAAATTTCGAAGAAGCCTCAAAAAACTTAAATACACTTTTGGCTGATATCAATAATGGAAAAGGTTCATTAGGAAAATTGGCAAAAGAAGACGATATTGCAGATGAATTGAAAGCAACAATCCATAGTGTTAACGCTTTAGTAGAAGACTTAAAGAAAAATCCAAGTCGCTATGTTAACATTTCTGTGTTTGGTAAAAAGCAAACAATTCAACCGTAA
- a CDS encoding N-acetylmuramoyl-L-alanine amidase, protein MINIQKYLFFVMMMLFSTFSLAQKKTNFVVVLDAGHGGKDAGARGVADLEKNIALDVVLRFGAMIEKNHPDVKVVYTRKTDVFLELWERTKISNANKANLFISIHCNSAKNTSAYGTETFVMGLSRMGETDEVSRRENSVIILEKDQEKYEKFDPNDPEAVIAFEIMNATYKEQSIRFADLVEKKFVNEQGRKSRGVKQANFHVLRGNASPSVLVELGFISNYEEGTYLASDEGKQASTESLYKAFKEYKKEFDRRSGITSDSDKPKVAKETEKPLEGKVLKVKFLETTLKYTNTSPQLKGLTDVEIVQDGNKYVYYYGNTNLRSRGEELLNVVKRKGFPKASLEEFDLNKKLEGQKNYRVLFMSSNKKYKEKDDRFNGLTNVLRVKSGTMFNYYFGSDKSMNAAQKTLETVQKKGFRNAFIVTFNGEEPM, encoded by the coding sequence ATGATTAACATACAAAAGTATCTATTTTTTGTAATGATGATGCTTTTTTCTACATTTTCGTTGGCACAAAAAAAGACGAATTTTGTAGTAGTGTTAGATGCAGGGCATGGAGGGAAAGATGCAGGAGCGCGTGGAGTCGCTGATTTAGAGAAAAATATCGCATTGGATGTGGTTTTAAGATTTGGAGCGATGATCGAAAAGAATCATCCAGATGTTAAAGTTGTGTATACGAGAAAAACCGATGTTTTTTTGGAATTGTGGGAGCGAACGAAAATTTCAAATGCTAACAAGGCTAACTTATTTATTTCGATTCACTGTAACTCGGCAAAAAATACTTCAGCTTATGGAACGGAAACGTTCGTAATGGGACTTAGTAGAATGGGAGAAACTGATGAAGTTTCACGTCGAGAAAACTCTGTTATTATTTTAGAAAAAGATCAAGAAAAGTATGAGAAATTTGATCCAAATGATCCAGAGGCAGTCATCGCATTCGAAATTATGAATGCCACTTACAAGGAACAATCTATTCGATTTGCAGACTTGGTGGAGAAAAAATTTGTGAATGAGCAAGGGCGTAAAAGCCGTGGTGTAAAACAGGCCAATTTCCACGTATTAAGAGGAAACGCTTCACCGTCTGTTTTAGTAGAATTAGGTTTTATTTCGAATTATGAAGAAGGAACTTATTTAGCTTCAGATGAAGGAAAGCAGGCTTCTACTGAGTCTTTATATAAAGCTTTTAAAGAATATAAAAAAGAATTTGATCGCCGTTCAGGAATAACATCGGATTCGGATAAACCAAAAGTTGCTAAAGAGACTGAAAAACCATTAGAAGGAAAAGTACTTAAAGTAAAATTTTTAGAAACCACTTTAAAGTATACCAATACTTCACCTCAATTGAAAGGTTTAACAGATGTTGAAATCGTCCAAGATGGTAACAAATATGTATACTATTATGGAAATACGAATTTACGTTCAAGAGGAGAAGAATTACTTAATGTCGTAAAACGTAAAGGTTTCCCAAAAGCTTCGTTAGAAGAATTTGATTTAAACAAAAAATTAGAAGGACAAAAAAATTATCGTGTATTGTTTATGTCTTCCAACAAAAAATACAAAGAAAAAGATGATCGTTTTAATGGGTTAACTAATGTACTTAGAGTGAAGAGTGGAACCATGTTTAATTACTATTTCGGTTCAGATAAATCTATGAATGCAGCACAAAAAACATTAGAAACAGTGCAGAAAAAAGGTTTCCGTAATGCATTTATTGTTACTTTTAATGGAGAAGAACCTATGTAA
- a CDS encoding putative LPS assembly protein LptD, with amino-acid sequence MICTISFGQINKNNTNPDDSKEANDTIKLEKIIPVKEKLDYIVDRESEDERHDLKKRKSYFMRNARVTYGDMSIYADYIELDWSSGDVYAEGKRDSIGQITEPTKFVQGQQEFTQDAFKVNFKTKVGIAYNVRITEGEGVIIADRVKRVNDSIMLLRRAEYTTDEYFKDGKTLDRDYFIRTSPGKLIDKGENKTLIAGPTQMYIYDVPTPLVAPFAYIPLGSKRSAGILMPSFSERRNLGFAIEKLGFYLPVGEYFDVTLSTDIYTKGSWGVRAESNYKKNYKYSGSFNANFENRITGIKGLQTGNNAYNKSNLYGVSWRHTQDPKSNPYTQFNANVNFTSSRYYQNSISNQYVQNNQVYNNNINSSITLNKKFRDSPFSATLSLGHSQNLNPTVVEGIKDDSSIKNITLTAPRFNLNMTRIYPFAPKAGAKKGLIQNLGVDYTMQTANEIRTNDENFFTKAMWKDDSRIGASHRMNLSTAVTLGNYFPLSLTSTYNENWTDHRIEKTFNPRNSIVTEQKIKGFNSYRTFNLNASISTNIYGTFLNSNKEAKIQGIRHVLSPMIGYSFNPDFRNEGWGYYKSYEGANMEQIWYNQFEQALYGVSIPTLTNSINFNLLNNLEVKVRDDNDPKGVKKIKIFESLRFSTAYNFSAEEFKLSPINMNGNTTLFDRKINIQFAGSFNPYKIETDELTNTRMRVDKLGMPQLTNFNIGTGYTFDNNTFNGKKFEPKDYDKRGSIRDENFYFDKDNYARFAIPWSLTTSLTYTYTKDTRPEALHTGSIMMNGKIKPTPYWDISVSSNYDFINNEITMVNFGFERDLRSFKLSFNWNPIGRYSYYNFFIGIKASILQDLQYKDRSRNIRF; translated from the coding sequence ATGATATGTACGATATCTTTTGGTCAAATTAATAAAAATAATACAAATCCTGACGACTCTAAAGAAGCGAATGATACGATCAAATTAGAGAAGATTATTCCTGTAAAAGAGAAGCTCGATTATATAGTGGATAGAGAGTCTGAAGACGAAAGACACGACCTTAAAAAACGTAAATCATATTTTATGCGAAACGCTCGTGTAACTTATGGTGATATGTCTATATATGCCGATTATATTGAACTTGATTGGTCGAGTGGTGATGTATATGCCGAAGGAAAAAGAGATTCCATTGGTCAGATTACTGAACCCACAAAATTCGTTCAAGGGCAACAAGAATTTACACAAGATGCTTTTAAAGTTAATTTCAAAACCAAAGTAGGGATAGCCTATAATGTGAGAATTACAGAAGGTGAAGGAGTTATAATTGCCGATCGTGTAAAGCGTGTAAATGATTCGATCATGTTATTGCGTCGAGCAGAATATACGACAGACGAATACTTTAAAGATGGGAAGACATTAGACCGAGATTATTTTATTCGAACTTCTCCAGGAAAATTAATCGATAAAGGAGAAAATAAAACATTGATTGCGGGACCAACACAAATGTATATTTATGATGTACCTACACCATTGGTGGCACCATTTGCGTACATCCCTTTAGGTTCTAAACGATCTGCAGGAATTTTAATGCCGAGTTTTTCAGAACGTCGAAATTTAGGATTTGCGATTGAAAAATTAGGATTTTACTTACCTGTCGGAGAATATTTTGATGTCACACTTTCAACCGATATTTATACAAAAGGGAGTTGGGGTGTACGTGCTGAAAGTAATTATAAGAAGAATTATAAATATTCAGGCTCATTTAATGCCAATTTTGAAAATCGAATTACGGGTATTAAAGGATTACAAACAGGAAATAATGCGTACAACAAATCAAACCTTTATGGTGTAAGTTGGAGACACACTCAAGACCCGAAATCAAATCCATATACTCAGTTTAATGCTAATGTAAATTTTACAAGTTCACGTTATTATCAAAACTCGATTAGTAATCAGTATGTACAAAATAATCAGGTGTACAATAATAACATCAACTCATCGATAACATTAAATAAGAAATTCAGAGATTCTCCATTTTCTGCTACATTAAGTTTAGGTCACTCTCAAAACTTAAATCCTACTGTTGTAGAGGGGATCAAAGACGATAGTAGCATTAAAAATATTACATTGACAGCTCCTCGTTTTAACCTTAATATGACCAGAATTTACCCTTTTGCTCCAAAAGCAGGTGCTAAAAAAGGATTAATTCAAAATCTTGGGGTTGACTACACAATGCAGACTGCTAATGAAATTCGTACCAATGATGAAAATTTCTTCACAAAAGCCATGTGGAAAGATGACTCACGTATTGGTGCGTCGCATCGTATGAATTTATCGACTGCTGTCACGTTAGGAAATTATTTCCCTTTAAGTTTAACGTCGACATATAATGAAAACTGGACTGACCATCGCATTGAAAAAACATTTAATCCTCGAAATAGTATTGTTACAGAACAGAAAATCAAAGGATTTAATTCATATCGAACATTCAACTTAAATGCGAGTATTTCGACAAACATTTATGGTACCTTTTTAAATTCAAATAAAGAAGCTAAAATTCAAGGGATTCGCCACGTGTTAAGCCCTATGATTGGATATTCTTTTAATCCCGATTTTAGAAATGAGGGATGGGGCTATTATAAATCATATGAAGGTGCTAATATGGAGCAAATTTGGTACAATCAATTTGAACAAGCTTTATACGGAGTTAGCATTCCTACATTAACGAATAGTATTAACTTTAATTTATTAAACAATTTAGAAGTTAAAGTAAGAGATGATAATGATCCAAAAGGGGTAAAAAAAATAAAGATTTTCGAGTCTTTACGTTTTAGTACTGCTTATAATTTTTCTGCAGAAGAATTTAAGTTATCTCCTATTAATATGAATGGTAATACGACTTTATTTGATCGTAAAATTAATATTCAATTTGCTGGTTCGTTTAATCCATATAAAATTGAAACAGACGAATTGACGAATACCCGTATGCGTGTAGACAAACTTGGAATGCCTCAATTGACTAATTTTAATATTGGTACAGGATATACATTTGATAATAATACGTTTAACGGAAAGAAATTTGAACCAAAAGATTACGATAAACGAGGTAGTATAAGGGATGAGAATTTTTATTTCGATAAAGATAATTACGCACGTTTTGCAATTCCATGGAGTTTAACTACATCATTAACGTATACATATACTAAAGATACTCGACCAGAGGCTTTACATACCGGATCGATTATGATGAATGGTAAGATAAAACCAACACCTTATTGGGATATTTCTGTATCATCCAATTATGATTTTATTAATAATGAAATCACAATGGTTAACTTTGGATTTGAACGTGATTTACGAAGCTTTAAACTTTCATTTAACTGGAATCCTATTGGACGTTATAGTTATTATAATTTCTTTATTGGAATTAAAGCTTCTATTTTACAAGATTTACAGTATAAAGATCGTTCACGAAACATTAGATTTTAA
- a CDS encoding (Fe-S)-binding protein — MNYIPNVIFALIMIGALWFFSQNVKKIIRNIKLGKKIDRFDNPSERWATMARVALGQGKMTVRPVAGILHIIVYVGFLLINIEVIEIIIDGLFGTHRVLSVLGGFYDAMIGFFEILAFLVLVSCVIFWIRRNIVRVQRFWKPEMKDFPKDDANYILFMEVAFMFALLLMNGADQVLQQLGAEHYPVAGSFPISSWLTAPILSHFNDVTFLTIIERGAWWFHIIGIFFFLNYLYYSKHLHIILAFPNTWFSKLQPKGEFTNLESVTNEVKLMMDPNADPFAAPAEPAGEPETFGAKDIFDLNQVQLLNAYSCTECGRCTSECPANLTGKKLSPRKIMMDTRDRIEDVSRNIDKNGEFVDDGKTLVNDYITAEELWACTSCNACTQACPINIDPLSIIVDLRRYLVMEQSAAPNELNMMMTNVENNGAPWQFNNADRLNWAND; from the coding sequence ATGAATTACATTCCGAATGTAATCTTCGCCTTAATTATGATTGGAGCGCTATGGTTTTTCTCACAAAATGTGAAAAAGATCATTCGCAACATCAAGTTGGGGAAGAAGATAGATCGTTTCGATAATCCGTCGGAACGTTGGGCAACGATGGCTCGTGTCGCTTTAGGGCAAGGAAAAATGACTGTACGTCCGGTGGCAGGTATTCTGCACATTATCGTATATGTTGGATTCTTATTAATTAATATTGAAGTCATCGAAATCATTATCGATGGATTATTTGGTACACATCGTGTATTAAGTGTCTTAGGAGGATTTTACGATGCAATGATTGGTTTCTTCGAAATATTAGCCTTTTTAGTATTGGTTTCATGTGTGATTTTTTGGATTCGTCGTAACATTGTTCGTGTTCAACGATTCTGGAAACCAGAAATGAAGGATTTTCCTAAAGATGATGCCAATTATATTTTATTTATGGAAGTGGCATTTATGTTTGCTCTTCTATTAATGAATGGAGCTGATCAAGTGTTACAACAATTAGGCGCAGAACATTATCCAGTTGCGGGATCTTTTCCAATCTCGTCTTGGTTAACGGCACCTATTTTAAGCCATTTTAATGATGTAACGTTTTTAACAATTATTGAAAGAGGAGCTTGGTGGTTCCATATTATCGGAATTTTCTTTTTCTTAAATTATTTATACTATTCAAAACACTTACATATCATATTAGCTTTCCCAAATACATGGTTTTCTAAATTGCAACCAAAAGGGGAGTTTACAAACTTAGAGTCTGTTACAAACGAAGTGAAGTTGATGATGGATCCAAATGCCGATCCTTTTGCAGCACCTGCAGAACCAGCGGGTGAACCAGAAACATTTGGTGCAAAGGATATTTTTGATCTGAATCAAGTTCAATTATTAAATGCCTATTCATGTACTGAATGTGGTCGTTGTACTTCAGAGTGTCCAGCTAATCTTACAGGAAAGAAATTATCACCGCGTAAAATTATGATGGATACACGTGATCGTATCGAAGATGTAAGTCGTAATATTGATAAAAATGGAGAATTTGTAGATGATGGTAAAACATTAGTTAATGATTACATCACTGCAGAGGAATTATGGGCTTGTACATCGTGTAACGCTTGTACGCAAGCTTGTCCAATTAACATCGATCCGTTATCGATCATTGTTGACTTGCGCCGTTACTTAGTAATGGAACAATCAGCCGCTCCAAATGAGTTGAATATGATGATGACCAATGTTGAAAATAATGGTGCGCCATGGCAGTTCAATAATGCTGATCGTTTAAATTGGGCAAACGACTAA
- the pdxA gene encoding 4-hydroxythreonine-4-phosphate dehydrogenase PdxA produces MSEKDKKIRVAISIGDFNGIGIEVILKTLKEKEITEFFTPVIFGSTKLLSHQKDKLKLDKISFQGIHDASQIVDGKINVVNLWKDQIEVQFGKATKSAGEHAFQSLKAAAQAVVDGHADVLVTAPINKDNIQSEEFNFPGHTEYLGEVWGGAPLMFMVSEKIKVGLVTQHVPISKVAQGINKKSVYTKIQQIHKSLVEDYTVERPKIAVLGLNPHAGDNGLLGSEEQDIILPAIERCQKEDKIVYGPYSADSFFTDQNLEAFDAVLAMYHDQGLIPFKTIAFDEGVNYTAGLKYVRTSPDHGVAYDIAGKGIANEESFKEAVFLAIELHKNRLDYAELTQNVLQHIPLKLEKGDNKE; encoded by the coding sequence ATGTCTGAGAAAGATAAAAAAATAAGAGTAGCCATTTCTATTGGTGATTTTAATGGGATTGGAATTGAAGTCATTTTAAAGACTTTAAAAGAAAAAGAAATTACAGAGTTTTTTACACCTGTTATTTTTGGTTCAACCAAATTATTATCTCATCAAAAAGATAAACTGAAATTAGATAAAATTAGTTTCCAAGGAATACATGATGCCAGCCAAATTGTGGATGGCAAAATTAATGTTGTTAATCTTTGGAAAGATCAAATCGAAGTTCAGTTCGGTAAAGCAACAAAATCAGCAGGCGAACATGCCTTTCAATCATTAAAAGCCGCTGCACAAGCAGTAGTCGATGGGCATGCTGATGTATTAGTGACAGCACCTATTAACAAGGATAATATTCAATCCGAAGAATTTAATTTTCCTGGACATACCGAATATTTAGGTGAAGTTTGGGGGGGAGCTCCATTAATGTTTATGGTTTCGGAGAAGATTAAAGTAGGTTTAGTCACTCAACATGTTCCTATTTCTAAAGTTGCTCAAGGAATTAATAAAAAATCAGTTTATACTAAAATTCAACAAATTCATAAAAGTTTAGTTGAAGACTATACGGTTGAACGACCTAAAATTGCAGTCTTAGGACTTAATCCTCATGCTGGGGATAATGGATTACTGGGTTCAGAAGAACAAGATATTATTTTACCTGCAATTGAAAGATGCCAGAAAGAGGATAAAATTGTTTATGGACCATATTCTGCAGATAGTTTCTTTACAGATCAAAATCTTGAAGCATTTGATGCCGTATTAGCCATGTATCACGATCAAGGACTAATCCCATTCAAGACAATTGCATTTGATGAAGGGGTGAATTACACTGCGGGATTAAAATATGTAAGAACTTCTCCAGACCATGGAGTCGCTTATGACATTGCAGGAAAAGGCATTGCCAATGAAGAATCGTTTAAAGAAGCTGTTTTTCTTGCAATCGAATTACACAAAAACAGGTTAGATTATGCTGAATTAACACAAAATGTTTTACAGCATATCCCTCTAAAATTAGAAAAAGGAGATAATAAGGAATAA
- a CDS encoding RidA family protein: protein MKKEIIYTDKAPEAIGPYSQGVKYNGFVYTSGQIPFDVEKGALVTSGIQDEVHQVMKNVKSILEAAGTTTDNIVKATIFLKDLNDFTAVNEVYASYFNNTNFPARECVEVARLPRDVNVEISVIAIA, encoded by the coding sequence ATGAAAAAAGAAATTATTTACACAGACAAAGCACCTGAAGCTATTGGACCGTATTCACAAGGCGTAAAATATAATGGATTTGTATACACATCAGGTCAAATTCCATTTGATGTAGAAAAAGGAGCTTTAGTTACTTCAGGAATTCAAGACGAGGTTCACCAAGTCATGAAGAATGTCAAATCAATTTTGGAAGCTGCTGGAACAACTACAGATAACATTGTAAAAGCAACCATCTTCTTAAAAGATTTAAATGATTTTACAGCTGTTAATGAAGTTTATGCATCATATTTTAATAACACAAATTTCCCTGCCCGCGAATGCGTTGAAGTTGCACGTTTACCACGAGATGTAAATGTTGAAATTTCAGTAATTGCCATTGCATAA